One genomic window of Vibrio natriegens NBRC 15636 = ATCC 14048 = DSM 759 includes the following:
- a CDS encoding LysR family transcriptional regulator translates to MRFDLDFNLLKTLLVLAEKQNLKKAGMTLGLTESAVSKQLTRLREQLNDELFIRMSGKLEPTSYAQSIIPKVKVAIGDLEEAVEPATFEPSTYSDPIHIALPDLVIERFGITLYEKLLQKFPSTSVTLHSWGDETENKIVSGQINFGVHLLHPERSSGVYQQHICDDALIIASAAKHGEYHWDEVKHWPFIKQRAIGWNEQKFQFIEHLHNNGIDLNYAHEIDSASFALKIMTSRKVANVLPSKVLGKEFMQVAGTEFINFDIIWASNTRTTDRKSPLYQCLHLLFSKMFIER, encoded by the coding sequence ATGCGCTTTGACCTCGACTTCAATCTATTAAAAACACTGCTAGTGCTTGCCGAAAAGCAAAACCTGAAAAAAGCGGGGATGACCTTAGGTTTAACAGAAAGTGCGGTTAGTAAACAGTTGACTCGCCTTCGAGAGCAACTTAATGACGAACTGTTTATTAGAATGTCTGGTAAGCTTGAACCGACCAGTTATGCTCAATCCATTATTCCGAAAGTAAAAGTTGCTATTGGCGACCTAGAAGAAGCGGTCGAACCAGCCACCTTTGAACCATCGACATACTCAGATCCTATTCATATTGCCTTGCCTGATTTAGTGATAGAAAGGTTTGGTATCACGTTGTACGAAAAACTGTTGCAAAAGTTCCCTTCCACATCTGTCACTCTTCATTCTTGGGGAGATGAGACTGAAAATAAAATCGTATCAGGACAAATTAATTTCGGTGTTCACCTTCTTCACCCTGAAAGATCTTCAGGGGTCTACCAGCAACATATATGCGATGACGCATTAATCATCGCGTCTGCTGCTAAACATGGTGAGTACCATTGGGATGAAGTGAAGCACTGGCCTTTTATTAAACAAAGAGCAATTGGTTGGAACGAGCAAAAATTCCAGTTTATAGAACATTTGCATAACAATGGAATCGATCTCAACTATGCCCATGAGATTGACAGTGCCTCTTTTGCGTTAAAGATAATGACGAGCAGAAAGGTAGCAAACGTGTTACCTAGCAAGGTGCTTGGTAAAGAGTTTATGCAGGTTGCGGGAACAGAATTTATTAATTTCGACATCATTTGGGCATCAAATACACGTACGACTGATAGAAAATCCCCCTTATATCAATGCCTACACTTATTGTTCTCAAAGATGTTTATTGAAAGATAA
- a CDS encoding DUF1254 domain-containing protein encodes MIGKKPFVSLLVASAMLSPFATQFAFAKPIPDKLAQDAFIYAYSIDEAYKFFYETAVETDTPLNRFQNIRHIADDSYTAHVTINNDTLHLMGWLDVAAEPVVVSVPDMDEGRYWILHTMDMGHYTTSMIGSRLRGNKGGSFMFAARSWTGDVPASVDEVIYVDSNIIKLMGRIMAVGKEDEKVALNYMDDWNIRTLSAYLGVPGPKEKVRTYPKYDETNWLQRVNYVLCDGDMGTADKKWLDQYKDIGLEPCKEDFTKEQLAAAKVGKELGMKHLQELAPQMTNAGKLLGTREQLGDGERDLFAEGTYLGQWGLPPDESVYLKAETGGDGKNINGSDGKKYVMHFKAPDVSQFWSFTVYGSDNRLMAHNEINRHSRGDRTLKPDADGMYTIELSSTGKESDTNWLPIPEKDAYIILRMYGPSKEIQQGGYAFPTLKVSK; translated from the coding sequence ATGATTGGTAAAAAACCATTTGTCTCGTTGCTAGTCGCTTCAGCGATGTTAAGCCCTTTTGCTACTCAGTTCGCTTTTGCTAAGCCTATCCCCGATAAGCTAGCTCAAGACGCTTTTATTTATGCTTATTCTATCGATGAAGCTTACAAATTTTTCTACGAAACTGCTGTTGAAACGGATACACCGCTCAATCGTTTTCAGAATATTCGTCATATTGCTGACGACTCATACACTGCCCATGTAACCATAAACAATGACACATTACATTTAATGGGGTGGTTAGATGTAGCCGCAGAGCCTGTTGTGGTAAGCGTGCCTGACATGGATGAAGGTCGCTATTGGATTCTACATACTATGGACATGGGTCACTACACTACATCCATGATTGGCTCTCGTTTAAGAGGGAACAAAGGTGGCAGCTTTATGTTTGCTGCCCGTTCGTGGACGGGGGATGTTCCTGCAAGTGTCGATGAAGTTATTTATGTTGATTCCAATATCATTAAGTTAATGGGCCGAATCATGGCTGTGGGCAAAGAAGACGAAAAGGTTGCCCTAAATTATATGGATGATTGGAATATTAGAACGTTATCGGCGTATCTTGGTGTTCCGGGACCAAAAGAGAAAGTCAGAACCTATCCTAAATATGACGAAACAAACTGGTTGCAACGAGTTAATTACGTTCTTTGTGATGGTGACATGGGTACCGCTGATAAGAAATGGCTCGATCAATACAAAGACATTGGTTTAGAACCTTGCAAAGAAGACTTTACCAAAGAACAACTCGCCGCCGCCAAAGTGGGTAAAGAGTTAGGGATGAAACATCTTCAAGAGCTCGCTCCGCAAATGACTAATGCAGGTAAATTGCTTGGTACGAGAGAGCAGCTGGGAGATGGTGAACGCGATTTGTTTGCTGAAGGTACATACTTGGGACAGTGGGGATTGCCGCCTGATGAATCTGTTTACCTAAAAGCAGAGACGGGAGGAGATGGTAAGAATATCAACGGCTCAGATGGTAAAAAATACGTGATGCACTTCAAAGCTCCGGATGTGAGTCAGTTCTGGTCGTTCACTGTATATGGGTCTGATAACCGTCTGATGGCTCACAACGAAATTAACCGTCACAGCCGCGGCGACCGTACTCTTAAACCCGATGCGGACGGCATGTATACGATTGAGCTAAGTTCGACTGGAAAAGAAAGTGATACCAATTGGCTGCCAATTCCGGAAAAAGATGCTTACATTATCTTGCGGATGTATGGACCGAGTAAAGAAATACAGCAGGGTGGATATGCATTTCCTACGTTAAAAGTCAGTAAGTAA
- a CDS encoding DUF1456 family protein, giving the protein MTNNEILRRIQHALNLKNAQIMKAFGQAEVTVAHDKVANWLKDESDKSCVKMKDQELAVFLNGFISLKRGKKDGEQPKPEATLTNNMILMKLRIALDMKAEDVLDVLEVVGISLSKYEIGAYFRKPNNKNYKQCEDQLLCDFLNGVQFTNRPDSEEFTG; this is encoded by the coding sequence GTGACTAACAACGAAATTTTACGTCGTATCCAACACGCGTTAAACCTTAAAAACGCGCAGATAATGAAAGCTTTCGGGCAGGCCGAAGTCACTGTGGCTCACGATAAAGTGGCAAACTGGTTAAAAGATGAAAGCGACAAATCTTGCGTTAAGATGAAGGATCAAGAGTTAGCGGTATTCTTAAATGGCTTTATTAGCCTCAAGCGAGGAAAAAAAGACGGCGAGCAACCTAAACCAGAAGCCACGTTGACCAACAACATGATTCTCATGAAGCTGCGCATTGCGCTAGACATGAAAGCAGAAGATGTGTTGGACGTATTAGAAGTTGTTGGTATTAGTTTAAGTAAATACGAAATTGGTGCGTATTTCCGCAAGCCAAACAACAAAAACTACAAACAGTGTGAAGACCAACTGCTGTGCGACTTCTTAAATGGTGTGCAGTTTACCAATCGTCCCGATTCTGAAGAGTTTACTGGGTAA
- a CDS encoding DUF2860 family protein produces MNKIVLSVFALLPVSIASANAFDTSRFSGEVSLNSGFSRTNSNLDTISSAQINHLGKGDSSNQNFVAPLGSLYYALNENNNQRVYLGTSRDDLAVGTLAFELGYQYDYHNGTRLDIGYLPTVVADEVWANPYLTGQERETTDRQGNAYRLKLSNLWNSGVSFDMAYATAEIDNEGINHAELLRDSETYYLKGQYRTMLNTNSGYITAFSYTDHDADGSAASFNAYKGELSYFYLTSNYQLVLTGSYTLRDFSAENPIFSKTRSDDVYRLFLAYEYNNIPGWDNWSVTSFVGGTINDSNIDFYSSDSLLMSVGMNYKF; encoded by the coding sequence ATGAACAAAATAGTACTTTCTGTATTCGCTCTACTACCAGTTTCTATCGCTTCAGCTAATGCGTTTGATACTTCACGCTTCTCTGGTGAGGTGTCTTTGAACTCTGGCTTTAGCAGAACTAACTCTAACTTAGATACCATTAGTTCGGCGCAAATAAATCACCTAGGTAAAGGCGATAGTTCTAATCAGAATTTTGTCGCGCCCCTAGGTAGCCTTTACTACGCGCTAAACGAAAACAACAACCAACGAGTCTACCTAGGTACTTCGCGTGATGATTTGGCCGTTGGTACACTTGCATTTGAACTTGGTTATCAATATGACTACCACAATGGCACCAGACTCGACATCGGCTATCTTCCTACCGTTGTCGCCGATGAAGTGTGGGCAAACCCATATCTAACTGGACAAGAAAGAGAAACCACCGATCGCCAAGGCAACGCATATCGATTGAAACTCTCGAATCTGTGGAACAGCGGAGTGTCATTTGACATGGCATATGCGACTGCTGAGATTGACAATGAAGGTATTAATCACGCGGAGTTATTACGAGATAGTGAAACCTATTACCTTAAAGGTCAGTACCGCACAATGCTTAACACCAACTCAGGCTACATAACAGCTTTTAGCTACACTGACCATGACGCTGATGGCAGCGCTGCATCGTTTAATGCCTATAAGGGGGAACTAAGTTATTTCTACCTAACAAGCAACTATCAGCTAGTGCTAACAGGAAGCTATACACTAAGAGACTTTTCGGCGGAAAATCCGATCTTCTCTAAGACTCGAAGCGATGATGTGTATCGACTATTTCTCGCTTACGAGTATAACAATATCCCAGGTTGGGATAACTGGAGTGTCACCTCATTTGTTGGCGGTACAATCAATGATTCAAACATCGACTTCTATAGTAGCGATAGCTTGCTGATGTCTGTTGGTATGAATTACAAGTTCTAA
- a CDS encoding LysR family transcriptional regulator has translation MKNRLQDLDLNLLKLLKAVVETRNTHAAADRLGISQTSVSRGLAKLRDVFGEQLFIRKAHGVEPSELAEKLAEASDLMLTPLMKVVESYQNFDPIAFNGQVKIAMNIFFLELHGEGIFDTLRREFPNANFSLVYWQEHSLAEVLNGGIDYLIHFEGYPLPQEIYNHTLQEVELCLIARKNHPVLNQTSDWASIHHLPIARVIIDGINSKRAPVEEVYLAKGFQPRVSLVTHSIRVLTNKLSTSDAIMYGSRYMSLLDDRLASYPLPELPTQMQKIKVCGGYLQSKRGYPLNQHLHQIIQSYFNSLEIPQ, from the coding sequence ATGAAAAATAGACTGCAGGATCTCGACTTAAACTTATTAAAACTCTTAAAAGCGGTGGTAGAAACACGCAACACACATGCAGCTGCAGACAGATTAGGTATCTCGCAAACCAGTGTTAGCCGTGGACTTGCAAAGCTTCGAGACGTATTTGGTGAACAACTGTTTATTCGTAAAGCGCACGGGGTTGAACCCTCTGAGCTGGCTGAAAAGTTAGCCGAGGCGAGTGACTTAATGTTAACGCCGCTCATGAAAGTCGTAGAGTCTTACCAAAATTTCGACCCAATAGCATTTAATGGCCAGGTCAAAATTGCCATGAACATTTTCTTCTTGGAGCTACACGGGGAGGGAATTTTTGACACGCTACGCCGTGAGTTTCCAAATGCCAATTTCAGTCTAGTTTACTGGCAAGAGCATTCTCTGGCGGAAGTGTTGAACGGCGGCATTGACTATTTGATCCACTTCGAAGGTTATCCCCTACCACAAGAGATTTATAACCATACGTTACAAGAGGTCGAGCTTTGTCTCATTGCTCGTAAAAACCATCCAGTATTGAACCAAACCTCTGACTGGGCATCTATCCATCACTTGCCGATTGCGCGAGTTATCATTGACGGTATTAACTCTAAACGCGCTCCTGTTGAAGAAGTTTATCTCGCCAAAGGTTTTCAACCCCGAGTGTCATTGGTTACCCACAGTATTCGAGTTCTAACCAACAAATTAAGCACGTCAGATGCGATTATGTACGGGAGTCGTTACATGAGCTTGCTTGATGATCGTCTGGCAAGTTACCCACTGCCAGAGCTACCAACACAGATGCAGAAAATTAAGGTTTGCGGTGGCTATCTTCAGTCAAAGCGGGGGTATCCGCTTAACCAACATCTTCACCAAATCATCCAAAGTTACTTTAATAGCTTGGAGATCCCCCAATAA
- a CDS encoding LysR family transcriptional regulator, translated as MLGLSKGLQGELAINIRELDLNLLRVLRAIVETKNSHAAAQKLGISQTSVSRAIAKLKESFGEQLFIRKAHGIEPSELAMMLADASVDMLHPIEKVIEDYSAFDPKKYSGKVNILVNTFLLEFFGPRLILALRYALPSASFNISQWQKDSLYDVLQGGVDYVIQFESYSMPQDMFCRNLAKIENVLLARKNHPSLSKSSDWDTIHRLPIVRLYLDGINPRKGILEQLYEKQGYQANFLLTTHSVRTAVELVKNSDAILYSSRFVCQIAPELECYPLPPSIQRHNVLDIGGSYLQTRRGSPFSQYLHQTIQTFFNQTLSTQ; from the coding sequence TTGCTAGGATTAAGCAAAGGACTACAGGGAGAGTTAGCTATTAACATCAGAGAATTAGACCTAAATTTGCTGCGAGTATTGCGTGCAATAGTTGAAACTAAAAACTCACACGCTGCGGCGCAAAAATTGGGGATTTCACAAACCAGTGTCAGTCGCGCGATAGCCAAACTCAAAGAGAGTTTCGGTGAACAGCTTTTTATTCGCAAAGCTCACGGGATCGAACCATCAGAATTGGCAATGATGTTGGCTGATGCTTCTGTAGATATGCTACACCCAATCGAAAAAGTCATTGAGGACTACTCTGCTTTTGACCCAAAGAAGTACTCTGGCAAGGTCAACATATTGGTCAACACCTTTTTACTCGAGTTCTTTGGTCCGCGTCTAATACTTGCTCTACGCTACGCCTTACCCAGTGCCAGTTTCAATATCTCACAATGGCAAAAAGATTCTCTCTATGATGTATTGCAAGGCGGCGTTGACTACGTGATTCAATTTGAGTCTTACTCAATGCCCCAAGATATGTTCTGTCGAAATCTAGCCAAAATCGAGAATGTCTTACTGGCGAGAAAGAACCACCCTTCTCTATCCAAAAGCAGTGATTGGGATACGATTCATCGATTACCCATAGTTCGACTGTATCTCGATGGTATTAACCCAAGAAAAGGGATTCTTGAGCAATTGTATGAAAAACAAGGCTATCAAGCGAACTTCTTATTGACCACTCATAGCGTCAGAACAGCGGTTGAATTGGTCAAAAACAGCGATGCCATTCTCTATTCGAGCCGATTCGTTTGCCAGATAGCCCCTGAACTTGAATGCTATCCACTACCGCCATCAATCCAGCGACACAATGTCCTCGATATTGGTGGTTCCTACCTACAAACACGACGTGGAAGCCCATTTAGTCAGTATCTGCATCAAACGATTCAAACCTTTTTTAATCAAACTTTGTCAACTCAGTGA
- a CDS encoding alpha/beta hydrolase fold domain-containing protein: MKSRNLFLTFIATSFLSTGVMANTDKDALPLSAQPVPLTTAVSPEFYEFSKNFPAANVEALQKNLPKTESEWRAFVDARDTPAIERAESLAKTLGVTIEKDSIGGVDVYWVTPKAITPELKDKLYVAVQGGAYMLNSGLASTSEASIIASKMQIPALAIDYTKSIDAPAPASRNDIVKVWNALLKTRSADSMVMGGTSAGGALTLAVTQELNKQALPVPSALYVGTPGVDMTMTGDSRYVNEGLDHILGSWRGMSSALVNVYVGELELTDPIVSPINGSFENFPPTYLITGTRDLLLSDTVRVHRELKRAGVDAELNVYEGQSHADYAVAFGTPESEEHYQALSNFFYGNLVK; the protein is encoded by the coding sequence ATGAAATCACGTAATCTCTTCCTTACTTTTATCGCAACAAGTTTTTTAAGCACTGGCGTCATGGCTAACACCGATAAAGATGCGCTACCTCTCTCAGCACAGCCTGTACCTCTAACCACGGCAGTTAGTCCTGAGTTTTATGAGTTTTCGAAAAACTTTCCGGCAGCTAATGTAGAGGCTCTGCAGAAAAACTTACCCAAAACAGAAAGCGAGTGGCGTGCTTTCGTTGATGCACGTGACACACCAGCCATCGAACGAGCAGAATCGCTAGCTAAGACGCTAGGGGTAACCATTGAAAAAGACTCTATTGGTGGCGTTGATGTATATTGGGTCACGCCAAAGGCGATTACGCCAGAGCTAAAAGACAAGCTCTATGTCGCGGTTCAGGGTGGTGCGTATATGTTGAATAGTGGTCTAGCATCAACATCAGAAGCCTCTATCATTGCTTCTAAGATGCAAATTCCAGCACTAGCGATCGACTACACCAAATCGATAGATGCACCCGCACCAGCAAGCCGTAATGATATTGTTAAGGTGTGGAATGCGCTTCTAAAAACGCGCTCTGCAGATTCTATGGTCATGGGGGGGACTTCTGCTGGCGGTGCTCTAACGCTTGCGGTGACACAGGAGCTCAATAAACAGGCTTTACCCGTGCCAAGCGCGCTTTATGTTGGAACGCCGGGTGTGGATATGACCATGACTGGAGACAGCCGTTATGTCAATGAAGGACTAGACCACATATTAGGTAGTTGGCGTGGTATGTCTTCTGCGTTAGTCAATGTCTATGTGGGTGAGCTAGAACTAACAGATCCTATTGTATCGCCAATTAACGGCAGCTTTGAGAACTTTCCGCCAACTTATTTGATCACTGGCACGCGTGACCTGTTATTGAGTGATACTGTACGAGTGCATCGCGAACTTAAGCGTGCAGGGGTTGACGCGGAACTTAATGTCTATGAAGGTCAATCTCATGCCGATTACGCTGTAGCTTTTGGTACCCCTGAATCTGAAGAGCATTATCAGGCACTGAGTAACTTCTTTTACGGGAACTTGGTGAAGTAA
- a CDS encoding LysR family transcriptional regulator, protein MKFENIDLNLMKVFYYIYKTQSVHQAAEKLNLSQSACSHSLSRLRERLNDELFIRISGRMIPTQQAELLAESVLPAIDLLYSGLKSATPFDPSVGKHHFVISGYDFSAWCLMPKLTGHLAKYFPNITVRFVQSGEQIPAKQLESGEIDISLGFDHETEQSSHIGNEIWVCGKYSIAMDNQHEALKNNVSLGLEAFLEYPHVLVTPWNEQRGIVDCTLGKLNKKRNVAITLPSVLSAPYLLKNTDYFLAIPEIYIETLADTLQLAYVDPPFPIPDYQIKLYWHKVREKEPKVHWLINLLLSLSCE, encoded by the coding sequence ATGAAATTTGAAAATATCGACCTGAACTTAATGAAGGTCTTCTACTACATCTACAAAACACAATCTGTTCACCAAGCGGCTGAAAAACTTAACCTCAGCCAATCTGCATGTAGCCACAGCCTTTCTCGATTGCGGGAACGTCTCAATGACGAACTTTTTATTCGAATTAGCGGCAGAATGATACCAACCCAACAAGCAGAATTGCTCGCCGAATCCGTCCTTCCCGCCATTGACTTATTGTACTCAGGGCTTAAAAGTGCTACTCCTTTTGATCCTAGTGTAGGTAAGCACCATTTTGTCATTTCCGGATATGACTTTAGTGCTTGGTGTCTAATGCCGAAGTTAACGGGTCATCTCGCCAAGTATTTTCCTAATATCACGGTACGATTTGTACAAAGTGGAGAGCAAATACCAGCCAAGCAACTTGAGTCAGGCGAAATTGATATCTCGCTGGGTTTTGATCATGAAACTGAGCAATCAAGTCATATAGGGAACGAAATCTGGGTATGCGGAAAATACAGTATTGCGATGGACAACCAACATGAAGCACTGAAAAACAATGTATCGCTGGGGCTAGAGGCGTTTCTGGAATATCCACATGTGCTCGTTACGCCCTGGAACGAACAAAGAGGCATTGTTGACTGTACTCTTGGTAAGTTAAACAAGAAAAGAAATGTCGCTATTACATTACCCAGTGTTCTTAGTGCTCCTTACTTACTCAAAAATACAGATTATTTTCTTGCGATTCCCGAAATATACATAGAAACCTTAGCGGATACTTTGCAATTAGCCTATGTCGATCCCCCATTCCCAATACCGGATTACCAAATAAAACTCTATTGGCACAAGGTCAGGGAGAAAGAGCCTAAAGTACACTGGCTGATTAACTTATTACTTAGCCTATCTTGTGAATGA
- a CDS encoding GNAT family N-acetyltransferase: protein MMKIRPANSTDASVILKFIRELAEYEEALHCVNASEEDIVSSLFNEDSTAKAIICEVDSCPIGYAVYFFNYSTWLGKNGLYLEDLYVTPSFRSSGAGKLLMKTLANEAIEKGCGRFEWSVLHWNQPAIDFYHHIGAEEQSEWRIYRLTGEALHNFALES from the coding sequence ATGATGAAAATCAGACCAGCAAATTCTACCGATGCCAGTGTTATTTTGAAATTTATTCGGGAGTTAGCTGAATATGAAGAAGCACTACATTGTGTGAATGCAAGTGAAGAAGATATTGTTTCAAGCCTGTTTAATGAAGATTCTACGGCCAAGGCAATTATTTGTGAGGTTGATAGCTGCCCGATAGGCTACGCCGTATATTTTTTCAATTATTCCACATGGCTGGGAAAAAATGGTCTTTATCTCGAAGACTTGTACGTTACGCCGTCTTTCCGTTCATCAGGGGCGGGGAAATTGCTAATGAAAACACTCGCGAATGAAGCCATTGAAAAAGGGTGTGGGCGCTTTGAATGGTCAGTTTTACACTGGAATCAACCGGCTATAGATTTCTACCATCACATTGGAGCGGAGGAGCAATCTGAGTGGCGAATATATCGCTTAACCGGAGAAGCCCTGCATAATTTTGCTTTAGAGTCGTGA
- a CDS encoding LysR family transcriptional regulator — translation MIIENVFINNYWFLIMLNPIWLNTFKTLVDVGHFTKTAELLHMTQPGVSQHITKLEAACGYPLIKRFNKKFELTIYGRKVYDYAVKHFEEEFELLQNLAHDEPFRGRCTIGCSGTFAWLIYSELLSLQASYPDLSIELEATPNQRIFEQILQGKLDIGLVTKEPNPKYFASRIVGAEYLALVLPLSADESLPINEMLMELGVVRHPDLAHYFQTYVDQANNDLLRLVDLEDVSTQSYINQVHQILVPIAKGIGFTVVPRWCVNLFADKEQLKIFDITADIQEPVYLISKLNSPLARRYEQIIKVIENSFEIV, via the coding sequence ATGATTATTGAAAATGTATTTATTAATAATTATTGGTTTCTAATTATGCTCAATCCTATTTGGCTTAACACTTTTAAAACATTGGTCGATGTTGGGCACTTCACCAAAACGGCCGAGTTACTCCACATGACGCAACCAGGGGTAAGCCAGCACATAACTAAATTAGAAGCTGCATGCGGTTATCCTCTGATAAAGAGATTTAACAAGAAGTTTGAGTTAACCATCTATGGGCGTAAAGTTTACGATTATGCTGTCAAACACTTTGAAGAAGAGTTTGAGTTATTACAGAACTTGGCACACGATGAACCTTTCCGAGGCCGCTGTACTATTGGCTGTTCGGGAACTTTCGCTTGGTTGATTTATTCAGAATTACTTTCTTTGCAAGCGAGTTATCCAGACTTATCCATTGAGTTAGAAGCAACACCAAACCAACGTATATTTGAGCAGATACTGCAGGGAAAATTGGATATAGGTCTAGTGACAAAAGAGCCTAACCCTAAATATTTCGCGAGCCGTATTGTTGGTGCGGAGTACCTTGCTCTTGTGCTGCCGCTTTCCGCAGACGAAAGCTTGCCGATAAATGAAATGTTAATGGAGTTGGGAGTAGTTCGTCATCCAGATTTGGCTCACTATTTCCAAACTTATGTTGATCAAGCGAATAATGATTTGCTTCGTTTGGTCGATTTAGAGGATGTTTCGACACAAAGCTACATTAACCAAGTGCATCAAATATTGGTTCCTATTGCTAAGGGGATCGGTTTTACGGTGGTGCCTCGATGGTGCGTCAATCTGTTCGCAGACAAAGAACAGCTAAAAATATTCGATATTACCGCTGATATACAAGAGCCTGTTTACTTGATTAGCAAACTTAATTCACCACTTGCTAGGCGTTATGAGCAGATCATTAAAGTTATCGAGAACTCTTTTGAAATAGTTTGA
- a CDS encoding VOC family protein: MKMNHVGIMVGDMDKAVEFYTKALGLRIVMNNTKVIEERESAIGRMCIAVFGDGFKGFNIAHLVTTDGIGVELFEMKDRQERLEVDFSRLGIFHFCLQLPKEQFDTAIKRVEEYGGKVRMDIMRYHPEDELKQAQMVYLEDPFGNLFEFYSHSYEDTYASDYE; encoded by the coding sequence ATGAAAATGAATCACGTAGGTATCATGGTTGGTGATATGGACAAAGCGGTTGAGTTCTATACTAAAGCGCTAGGTCTTCGCATTGTAATGAACAACACTAAAGTGATTGAAGAACGAGAGTCTGCGATTGGGCGCATGTGTATTGCTGTTTTTGGTGATGGCTTCAAAGGCTTCAACATTGCACACCTAGTAACAACAGATGGTATCGGTGTTGAACTGTTTGAGATGAAAGATCGTCAAGAACGTCTTGAAGTAGACTTCTCTCGCCTAGGTATCTTCCACTTCTGCTTACAGCTACCAAAAGAACAGTTTGATACCGCAATCAAGCGTGTTGAAGAGTATGGCGGTAAAGTTCGTATGGACATCATGCGTTACCATCCAGAAGACGAGCTAAAACAAGCACAAATGGTTTACCTAGAAGACCCGTTTGGCAACCTGTTTGAGTTCTACTCACACTCTTACGAAGACACTTACGCTTCAGACTATGAATAA
- a CDS encoding tyrosine-type recombinase/integrase, protein MRKLSSGKCNGIKRPFKLEEIWRIRTRLELENDLMQLALLNLAIDSKLRASDLLKLHVYDVSSQGVIYERVQCIQQKTGTDVHYEITPRTQQSISRWIYSASLEASSFLFPSCRRKGQPISYSFYRSIIRNWAAKLGLTAGYYGTHSMRRTKATLIYARTKNIRAVQILLGHSKLDNTIRYLGVELEDALRLSEKTDC, encoded by the coding sequence ATGAGAAAGTTATCTTCCGGAAAATGTAACGGTATAAAAAGGCCATTTAAGCTTGAAGAAATCTGGCGAATCAGGACCAGGCTTGAGCTTGAGAACGACCTGATGCAGCTTGCTCTGCTAAACCTAGCCATTGATAGTAAGTTGAGAGCGAGTGATTTACTAAAACTGCACGTATACGATGTTTCATCGCAAGGAGTGATTTACGAAAGGGTTCAATGCATCCAGCAAAAAACGGGCACTGATGTACACTATGAAATCACTCCTCGAACACAGCAAAGTATCAGTCGCTGGATCTACTCCGCATCCCTAGAAGCAAGTAGCTTTTTGTTTCCAAGTTGTCGCCGTAAAGGGCAGCCCATTAGCTACTCATTTTATCGTTCGATTATAAGGAACTGGGCTGCAAAACTGGGATTGACTGCTGGCTATTACGGCACTCATTCCATGCGCCGCACCAAAGCCACTTTAATCTATGCCAGAACGAAAAACATCAGGGCCGTACAGATCTTACTTGGACATTCGAAGCTAGATAACACAATTCGATACCTTGGCGTTGAGCTAGAAGACGCTCTGAGGTTGTCTGAGAAAACAGACTGCTGA